A region of Tigriopus californicus strain San Diego chromosome 7, Tcal_SD_v2.1, whole genome shotgun sequence DNA encodes the following proteins:
- the LOC131883806 gene encoding alpha-amylase A-like, translating into MWVYGALIVLIGALSGIQAQDNLAYTYVNCDDKQALVHLFEWSWDSVARECEEVLGPKGYCGVQVSPPHEHIVADPWWARYQAVSYQLNSRGGDRAAFIDMVNRCNAQGVNVVVDVVMNHMTGRGAGPSSGWGGSPFNAENQDYPGVPFSSFDFHQPYCEIFDYNNPDEVRNCGLLGMNDLNHGNEYVQDMVSGYLNDLIDIGVKGFRIDATKHMWPGDLEMVQSKVKDVAPGLRPYFIHEVIDHGNEPIHGYEYFNVGKVTEFNYGGWMACIRNGDYNCLNNLGDGLSDGVHALVFIDNHDNQRGHGGAGEVLTHREDYLYKVATAVMLAHDYGFKRVMSSYYFDDSDQGPPGSQPPSITQEPCGNGWVCEHRWAPIMNMVQFANAVIGEPVENWQVIGDSLGFSRGSKGFVAVGGLNGAEFYTGLPDGEYCDIIHECAQKVTVSGGKAFIKKFQDNDGVVAFYVGA; encoded by the exons ATGTGGGTTTACGGTGCTCTCATTGTTCTGATTGGGGCCCTCTCTGGGATCCAAGCCCAAGACAATTTG GCCTACACTTATGTTAATTGCGATGACAAGCAAGCTTTGGTACATCTGTTCGAATGGTCGTGGGATTCTGTGGCGCGAGAATGTGAGGAGGTTTTAGGACCAAAAGGATATTGCGGAGTCCAG GTGTCGCCGCCTCATGAACACATTGTGGCTGACCCGTGGTGGGCCCGTTACCAGGCCGTTTCCTACCAATTGAACTCGCGAGGTGGAGATCGCGCCGCATTCATTGACATGGTCAATCGGTGCAATGCCCAGGGTGTGAATGTAGTGGTGGATGTGGTGATGAACCACATGACCGGTCGTGGAGCGGGACCATCAAGCGGTTGGGGTGGATCTCCCTTCAATGCAGAGAATCAG GATTACCCCGGAGTTCCATTCTCTTCATTCGACTTCCATCAACCCTATTGTGAAATCTTTGATTACAACAATCCGGACGAAGTGCGAAATTGTGGTCTTTTGGGTATGAACGATTTGAATCATGGCAATGAATATGTCCAAGACATGGTTTCCGGCTATTTAAACGACCTCATTGACATCGGAGTCAAAGGATTCAGAATCGATGCCACCAAGCACATGTGGCCAGGTGACTTGGAGATGGTTCAG TCCAAGGTTAAGGATGTGGCGCCTGGACTTCGACCCTATTTCATCCATGAGGTTATTGATCATGGAAATGAACCCATCCACGGATATGAATACTTCAATGTGGGGAAAGTGACCGAATTCAACTACGGTGGCTGGATGGCATGCATCCGAAATGGCGATTATAACTGCTTGAACAATCTGGGAGAT GGTTTGAGCGATGGAGTTCACGCATTGGTTTTCATTGATAACCACGATAATCAACGTGGTCACGGCGGAGCTGGCGAGGTGCTCACACATCGAGAGGACTATCTGTACAAAGTGGCTACGGCCGTGATGCTGGCCCACGATTATGGCTTCAAGCGCGTCATGTCTTCCTATTATTTCGACGACAGTGACCAAGGACCCCCTGGTTCCCAGCCTCCGTCCATCACTCAAGAGCCTTGTGGCAACGGATGGGTGTGTGAGCACCGATGGGCTCCTATCATGAACATGGTTCAG TTTGCCAACGCCGTCATTGGCGAGCCAGTTGAGAACTGGCAAGTGATCGGTGACTCTTTGGGATTCAGTCGAGGTTCCAAGGGGTTCGTAGCTGTGGGTGGTTTGAATGGTGCGGAATTCTACACGGGCTTACCGGACGGAGAGTATTGCGATATCATCCACGAGTGTGCCCAAAAGGTGACAGTTTCGGGAGGAAAAGCATTCATCAAGAAGTTCCAAGACAACGACGGAGTAGTCGCTTTTTATGTCGGTGCCTAA